In Dehalococcoidia bacterium, one DNA window encodes the following:
- a CDS encoding MEDS domain-containing protein, whose protein sequence is MTTQVPRRTGIDVIGDVPWGTHFCQFYETTQDLIDTLVPYFKAGLEDNEFCMWVTSPPLAAKEAEAALRQAVPDLDRYLERGQIEIIPYTDWYVVNGGFDSQRVLDGWVAKVEDAQARGFAGLRLSGNTFWLEKQDWKDFAAYEEEVNNVIGNYNLMAICTYSLEKCGATEIVDVISTHQFALIKREGRWETIESAERRKLAEERNHVRAALKETEERYSLLFEHLNEGFALHEMLYDAEGRPVDYRFLAVNPAFEQLTGLKRDDVVGRTVREVIPGVEQSWIDAYGEVARTGEPRRLEGFAAPLGRYYDALAFSPAKDQFAVLFLDVTERKRWEEEIKSVARFPAENPSPVLRVDKEGILLYANPASEALSPVLRLVVGEPAPAILRSIAEKALSQGLDITINIEAGDKVWSFSVAPIVEAGYANLYGRDITERRRVAEELRQREADLKRAQAVGHVGSWRLDVRRNVLEWSDEAYRMFGVPPGTPLTYETFLGLVHPEDREAVDQAWQAALKGEPYDIDHRIVTESGIKWVREVAELEFDSEGMLRGGFGTCQDITERKRTEEELRRANAVKDDFVGMVSHEMRTPLTAILGVASLLLGPTPLPEEDRRELMEEVRAGAERLSKIIDNLLSLARADTRRPDFSPVEVSAIVEELVDQHCARHAHRQVRKRVDGGAVVVGTREYVLHILSNLLENAEKYTPRDQPIDIDVRRDGGEVVVRVLDRGIGLEPQEMQEVFAPFYRSSRGRAMSSGIGIGLTVCKRLVEGMGGRIWAAPRDGGGSEFGFTLPSA, encoded by the coding sequence ATGACTACACAGGTCCCCCGGCGGACAGGCATCGACGTCATCGGCGACGTCCCATGGGGCACGCACTTCTGCCAGTTCTACGAGACGACGCAGGACCTGATCGATACACTTGTCCCCTACTTCAAGGCGGGACTGGAAGACAACGAGTTCTGCATGTGGGTCACCTCGCCACCGCTTGCCGCTAAGGAGGCAGAGGCGGCGCTGCGGCAGGCCGTTCCCGATCTCGACCGCTATCTCGAGCGCGGGCAGATCGAAATCATCCCTTATACCGACTGGTACGTCGTGAACGGCGGCTTCGATTCGCAGCGCGTGCTCGATGGCTGGGTGGCGAAGGTGGAGGACGCGCAGGCGAGGGGCTTCGCCGGACTGCGCCTGAGCGGAAACACCTTCTGGCTGGAGAAACAGGACTGGAAGGACTTCGCTGCCTACGAGGAAGAGGTGAACAACGTCATCGGCAACTACAACTTGATGGCGATCTGCACCTATTCCCTCGAGAAGTGCGGCGCTACGGAGATCGTCGACGTCATCAGCACGCACCAGTTCGCCCTCATCAAGCGCGAGGGCCGCTGGGAGACGATCGAGAGCGCGGAGCGGCGAAAGCTCGCGGAGGAGCGCAACCACGTCCGCGCCGCGCTCAAGGAGACGGAGGAGCGATACTCGCTGCTCTTCGAGCACCTCAACGAGGGCTTCGCGCTGCACGAGATGCTCTACGACGCGGAAGGAAGACCGGTCGACTACCGGTTTCTCGCCGTTAACCCCGCCTTCGAGCAATTGACCGGTCTCAAGCGCGACGACGTCGTGGGTCGGACGGTGCGAGAGGTCATTCCCGGCGTCGAGCAGTCCTGGATCGACGCCTACGGGGAGGTTGCGCGAACGGGGGAGCCCAGGCGCCTGGAAGGGTTCGCGGCGCCGCTCGGCCGCTACTACGACGCGCTCGCCTTCAGCCCGGCAAAGGACCAGTTCGCCGTCCTGTTTCTCGACGTCACCGAGCGCAAGCGGTGGGAAGAGGAGATCAAGAGTGTTGCCCGCTTCCCGGCCGAGAACCCGAGCCCGGTCTTGCGCGTTGACAAGGAGGGGATCCTCCTTTACGCCAACCCGGCCAGCGAGGCCCTGTCCCCTGTCCTGAGGCTGGTTGTCGGAGAGCCGGCCCCGGCAATCCTGCGCAGCATCGCCGAAAAGGCGCTCTCGCAGGGGCTGGACATCACCATCAATATCGAGGCCGGAGATAAAGTGTGGTCGTTCTCCGTGGCGCCTATCGTCGAAGCCGGCTACGCCAACTTGTACGGACGGGACATCACCGAACGCAGACGAGTGGCGGAGGAGCTGCGCCAGCGCGAAGCGGACCTGAAGCGCGCGCAGGCCGTAGGACACGTCGGGAGCTGGCGCCTGGACGTGCGGCGCAACGTGCTTGAATGGTCCGACGAGGCCTACCGGATGTTCGGAGTGCCGCCCGGGACGCCGCTGACGTACGAGACCTTCCTGGGCCTTGTTCATCCCGAGGACAGGGAAGCGGTAGACCAAGCGTGGCAGGCGGCGCTAAAGGGCGAGCCGTACGATATCGACCACCGCATCGTCACAGAGAGCGGCATCAAGTGGGTGCGAGAGGTAGCGGAGCTGGAGTTCGATTCCGAAGGTATGCTGCGCGGCGGCTTCGGGACGTGCCAGGACATCACGGAGCGCAAGCGCACGGAGGAGGAACTGAGGCGGGCGAACGCCGTCAAGGACGACTTCGTCGGCATGGTATCGCATGAGATGCGGACGCCGCTTACGGCGATCCTTGGCGTGGCTTCGCTGCTGCTGGGCCCGACGCCGCTGCCGGAGGAAGACCGCCGCGAGCTCATGGAGGAGGTGCGCGCAGGCGCCGAGCGGCTGAGCAAGATCATCGATAACCTGCTGTCGCTGGCGCGCGCCGATACCCGCAGGCCCGATTTCTCGCCCGTCGAGGTGAGCGCCATCGTCGAGGAGCTGGTGGACCAGCACTGCGCGCGGCACGCGCACCGGCAGGTCCGCAAGCGCGTCGACGGCGGCGCCGTGGTGGTGGGAACGAGGGAGTACGTCCTCCACATTCTATCGAACCTTCTGGAGAACGCTGAAAAGTACACGCCTCGCGATCAGCCGATCGATATCGATGTGCGACGCGACGGGGGCGAGGTGGTCGTGCGTGTGCTCGACCGCGGGATCGGGCTGGAGCCGCAAGAGATGCAGGAGGTATTCGCCCCGTTCTACCGGTCGTCTCGGGGGCGCGCCATGTCGTCGGGCATCGGCATCGGCCTGACCGTTTGCAAGCGGCTGGTCGAGGGCATGGGCGGGCGCATATGGGCGGCGCCGCGGGACGGCGGCGGAAGCGAGTTCGGCTTTACGCTCCCCTCCGCCTGA
- a CDS encoding carboxymuconolactone decarboxylase family protein produces MTRDEVYREVEEVCGLVPGFMKMLPDDTLASEWQLFKRMEMEKGRIPLKYRSLIGLGIAAAQGCRYCVYANTVFARLAGASDEEIEEALHYAKHTTGWITYLEGLQQDFDEFKSEIDRIVEHIRRMEEKRAA; encoded by the coding sequence ATGACACGCGATGAAGTATACAGAGAGGTTGAAGAGGTGTGCGGCCTGGTGCCGGGCTTCATGAAGATGCTGCCCGACGACACGCTTGCGTCCGAGTGGCAGTTGTTCAAGCGCATGGAGATGGAAAAGGGCCGCATTCCTCTCAAGTACCGCTCCCTTATCGGCCTCGGGATCGCCGCGGCGCAGGGCTGCCGGTATTGCGTCTACGCCAACACGGTCTTCGCCAGACTGGCGGGGGCAAGCGACGAGGAGATAGAGGAGGCCCTCCACTACGCGAAGCACACCACCGGGTGGATCACTTATCTCGAGGGGCTGCAGCAGGACTTCGACGAGTTCAAGTCGGAGATAGACCGCATCGTCGAGCACATCCGCCGCATGGAGGAGAAACGGGCCGCGTAA
- a CDS encoding CoA transferase, which produces MAGALEGIRVIDFSQGTAGPYAGMLLAEQGADVVKVEPPAGDRARGRPAFHVLNRSKRGIVLDLTERADRRLARQLAATADAVIIDLLPKQTRPLGIDYRRLSAANPSLVYCAMPLYGSRGPWADLPPDDALLAAVSGISGAQWSYRDNPVYLVTPIASYAAGILAAGAIAATLFDRYRSGRGDYIEVSGLGGAFALQTSSYVLPLGAIEIMRLAGRGDPRGPFPTYRVYRAADGEWLMLGALTPPFWAKFALAAGLEEYLADPRFEGAPVGIPVPEDRQELSSRIESIFASRPRRHWLDLLEAADVPVAPVATRDDFLNDPQTIHNGMRAEIVDPEVGPTVQIGVPLRMEGSAIRGPAPLLGQHTREVLDALASHAPGALPMSASPSRDGAAPLEGVTVLDLGTIYAGPYNAMLLSDLGANVIKIESPDGDPWRVFGLGFLGVNRGKRGLALDLKSDEGKALFYDLVRKADVVTDNFRAGVLKRLGIDYETLSAINPRIICCSSTPFGSSGPMAGRPGFDPLLQARSGLMRAQGGEGEEPVYHQIAVCDFVGALVAAYGVAAALYARERTGRGQLIETSLAAAAMAAQAGEFIRYEGRPADPPGGPDLLGVSAVYRAYQCSDGWLFLAVSTEAQAEALGMQAGAALPAGTGHNARNLLDAPLHGEVAAGLERFFSMRCRQEAVKDLVAAGVPSAPCLAIGDLFDDGHLKANDLWWETEHPVNGPVRQTGRIVKWKRHRMRLERPAPLLGQHSREVLLAFGIDRGRIEDLISRRVVIAGADIAADP; this is translated from the coding sequence ATGGCAGGCGCTCTCGAAGGCATCCGCGTAATCGACTTCAGCCAGGGCACCGCCGGGCCCTACGCCGGCATGCTCCTCGCCGAGCAGGGTGCCGACGTCGTCAAGGTCGAGCCGCCCGCCGGAGACCGCGCCCGCGGCAGGCCCGCCTTCCACGTGCTCAACCGCAGCAAGCGCGGCATCGTCCTCGACCTGACGGAGCGCGCAGACCGACGCCTCGCCCGACAGCTCGCCGCCACCGCCGACGCGGTCATCATAGACCTCTTGCCCAAACAGACGCGGCCCCTCGGCATCGACTACCGGCGTCTCTCTGCCGCCAACCCGTCGCTCGTGTACTGCGCCATGCCCCTCTACGGGTCGCGCGGCCCCTGGGCAGACCTCCCGCCCGACGACGCCCTTCTCGCCGCCGTCAGCGGCATCTCCGGCGCCCAGTGGTCGTACCGCGACAACCCCGTCTACCTTGTGACGCCGATCGCTTCCTACGCCGCAGGCATACTCGCCGCCGGAGCCATCGCCGCCACCCTCTTCGACCGTTACCGCAGCGGCCGCGGCGACTACATCGAAGTCTCCGGCCTCGGCGGCGCCTTTGCCCTTCAGACCAGCTCCTACGTCCTGCCGCTGGGAGCTATCGAGATCATGCGTCTCGCCGGCCGCGGCGACCCGAGAGGGCCCTTCCCAACCTATCGCGTCTACCGGGCGGCCGACGGCGAATGGCTCATGCTCGGCGCTCTTACCCCGCCCTTCTGGGCGAAGTTCGCCCTTGCGGCCGGTCTCGAAGAATACCTGGCCGACCCCCGCTTCGAGGGCGCGCCTGTCGGCATCCCCGTTCCCGAAGACCGTCAGGAACTGTCATCCCGCATCGAGTCCATTTTCGCCTCCAGGCCGCGCCGGCACTGGCTCGATCTGCTGGAGGCGGCCGACGTGCCGGTCGCGCCTGTCGCCACCCGCGACGACTTCCTGAACGACCCGCAGACCATCCATAACGGCATGCGCGCGGAGATAGTCGACCCCGAAGTGGGCCCGACGGTACAGATCGGCGTCCCCCTCAGAATGGAGGGCAGCGCCATCCGCGGGCCCGCGCCTCTTCTCGGCCAGCATACGAGGGAGGTGCTCGATGCGCTCGCCTCCCACGCGCCCGGAGCGCTTCCCATGTCCGCGTCCCCATCGCGCGACGGCGCCGCGCCTCTGGAGGGCGTCACCGTGCTCGACCTCGGCACCATCTACGCCGGACCGTACAACGCGATGCTCCTCTCCGACCTGGGCGCGAACGTCATCAAGATCGAATCTCCGGATGGCGATCCCTGGCGCGTCTTCGGCCTCGGCTTCCTGGGCGTGAACCGCGGGAAGCGCGGGCTCGCGCTCGATCTGAAGAGCGACGAGGGGAAGGCGCTCTTCTACGACCTCGTGCGGAAGGCCGACGTGGTCACCGACAACTTCCGCGCCGGCGTCCTCAAGCGGCTCGGCATCGACTACGAGACGCTGAGCGCGATAAACCCGCGCATCATCTGCTGCTCCAGCACCCCCTTTGGCTCCTCGGGGCCGATGGCCGGCCGCCCCGGCTTCGACCCGCTCCTGCAGGCGCGCTCCGGCCTCATGCGGGCGCAGGGAGGCGAGGGAGAGGAGCCTGTTTACCACCAGATCGCCGTGTGCGATTTCGTCGGCGCGCTCGTGGCGGCCTATGGGGTGGCCGCCGCCCTGTACGCCAGGGAGCGAACGGGACGCGGACAGCTCATCGAAACGTCGCTCGCGGCGGCGGCGATGGCGGCGCAGGCAGGCGAGTTCATCCGCTACGAGGGCAGGCCCGCCGACCCTCCGGGCGGCCCCGACCTCCTCGGCGTCTCCGCCGTCTACCGCGCCTATCAGTGCTCGGACGGATGGCTCTTCCTCGCCGTCAGCACGGAGGCCCAGGCCGAAGCTCTCGGCATGCAGGCGGGAGCAGCCCTTCCCGCCGGAACTGGACATAACGCGCGTAATCTGCTGGACGCGCCCCTGCATGGCGAGGTCGCGGCCGGGCTGGAGCGGTTCTTCTCGATGCGTTGTCGGCAGGAGGCTGTCAAAGACCTGGTCGCCGCCGGCGTGCCCTCCGCGCCCTGCCTGGCCATCGGCGACCTTTTCGACGACGGGCACCTGAAGGCAAACGACCTCTGGTGGGAGACGGAGCATCCCGTGAACGGGCCTGTCCGTCAGACCGGGCGTATCGTCAAGTGGAAGCGTCACCGCATGCGGCTCGAGCGGCCGGCGCCGCTCCTCGGACAGCACAGCCGCGAGGTCCTCCTCGCGTTCGGCATCGATAGAGGCCGTATCGAGGACTTGATTTCGCGTCGTGTCGTAATAGCGGGCGCGGATATCGCGGCTGATCCTTGA
- a CDS encoding carboxylesterase family protein, with protein sequence MRGNRKSTGRAFSLLILVFALGLLAALSCEDEEKTSLEETVAETPATAESDLLVDPIKLDTGYISGTTIGEPGNEVRIYRGVPYAAPPVGELRWKPPQPVEPWPGILECTVFRDSAVQPEVGFAPGPKSEDSLYLNVLTPAKKTDERLPVMVWFHGGGYSIGSGNQPPYTWPDLPQHGAVLVSVNHRLGPIGLLALPALSAESPNGVSGNYMFLDLIASLKWVQTNIAAFGGDPDNVTIFGESGGAGKVDALVASPLAAGLFHRAIYESGGNIERPGYRRILTLDEAEALGERLVAKLGVPADDLAALRAVPAEKIVEAGLALAREADAAGRGYASSVDILNVDGWFMPEKPADIFAQGKQNNVPMLLCANIGELIAEKSFLVAPQMLRGYVERLESMDRLGNNGYAAIFTQVPSNWKEDGVLANHGLEVPYVFGALEVLKTQVWFDIFERPSGAVQVDPGLTADDEKLADAMMTIWVQFARTGNPSVEGLIDWPAWDPESDQYLDISWPLQVKTGYSLIVPEE encoded by the coding sequence GTGCGCGGCAACAGGAAGTCCACAGGCCGGGCGTTTTCTCTTCTCATTCTTGTCTTCGCGTTAGGGCTGCTGGCGGCCCTCTCTTGTGAGGATGAGGAAAAGACATCGCTCGAGGAAACGGTGGCGGAAACGCCAGCGACTGCCGAAAGCGATCTCCTCGTCGACCCCATCAAGCTTGACACGGGCTACATCTCGGGCACGACTATCGGCGAGCCGGGCAACGAGGTGCGCATATATCGCGGCGTGCCCTATGCCGCTCCGCCCGTCGGCGAACTGCGCTGGAAGCCGCCGCAGCCGGTCGAGCCCTGGCCGGGGATCCTTGAATGCACCGTCTTCAGGGATTCCGCCGTCCAACCGGAGGTCGGATTCGCGCCGGGGCCGAAGAGCGAGGACAGCCTCTACCTCAACGTCCTGACGCCGGCGAAGAAGACCGACGAGCGCCTGCCGGTGATGGTCTGGTTCCACGGCGGCGGCTACAGCATCGGCTCAGGCAATCAGCCGCCGTACACCTGGCCCGACCTTCCCCAGCACGGCGCCGTCCTCGTGAGCGTGAATCACCGCCTGGGGCCGATCGGCCTGCTGGCGCTCCCCGCGCTCTCCGCTGAGTCGCCGAACGGCGTCTCCGGCAACTACATGTTCCTCGACCTCATCGCCTCGCTGAAGTGGGTGCAAACGAACATCGCCGCCTTCGGGGGCGACCCCGACAACGTCACGATCTTCGGCGAGTCGGGCGGCGCGGGCAAGGTCGACGCGCTGGTCGCCTCGCCGCTCGCCGCGGGGCTGTTCCACCGCGCCATCTACGAGAGCGGCGGCAACATCGAGCGCCCCGGCTACCGGCGCATCCTCACCCTGGACGAGGCGGAGGCGCTGGGGGAGCGTCTTGTCGCCAAGCTCGGAGTTCCCGCGGACGATCTCGCCGCACTGCGCGCCGTCCCCGCCGAGAAGATAGTGGAGGCGGGACTGGCGCTCGCGCGCGAGGCCGACGCCGCCGGCAGAGGGTACGCGTCGTCTGTGGACATCCTGAATGTCGACGGCTGGTTCATGCCCGAGAAGCCGGCCGACATATTCGCGCAAGGCAAGCAGAACAACGTCCCCATGCTCCTGTGCGCGAACATCGGCGAGCTGATAGCGGAGAAGAGCTTCCTCGTCGCGCCCCAGATGCTCAGAGGGTACGTGGAGCGCCTGGAATCGATGGACAGGCTCGGCAACAATGGCTACGCGGCCATATTCACCCAGGTCCCGAGCAACTGGAAGGAAGACGGCGTTCTCGCCAACCACGGGCTCGAAGTGCCTTACGTCTTCGGCGCCCTCGAGGTGCTGAAGACCCAGGTGTGGTTCGACATCTTCGAACGGCCCTCCGGCGCCGTGCAAGTAGACCCGGGCCTGACCGCGGATGACGAGAAGCTTGCGGACGCGATGATGACGATATGGGTGCAGTTCGCGCGGACGGGAAACCCGAGCGTGGAGGGGCTGATCGACTGGCCGGCGTGGGACCCCGAGAGCGACCAGTACCTCGATATCTCATGGCCGTTGCAGGTGAAGACGGGCTACTCGCTGATCGTGCCTGAGGAGTAG
- a CDS encoding glucose 1-dehydrogenase: MTEVNVSFDLSGRVAVVTGGSRGIGRAIALGLAQYGADVVVASRKQEDLDVVAGEIRQLGRKASAIATHMRNTEDIDRLVEKTLEEYGKIDILVNNAGTNPYFGPIMDLEERTWDQIMTVNLKGYFLLARAVARGMIERGSGNIINVSSTGGRRASPGLGCYSISKAGVIMLTQVLAQELGPHGIRVNAIAPGIVQTRFAEALWGNEEILARTVQTTPLRRIAQAEEMAGVCVWLASDASSYVTGQTIVLDGGSSA, from the coding sequence ATGACAGAAGTAAACGTATCGTTCGATCTGAGCGGGAGGGTCGCCGTGGTGACGGGCGGCTCCCGCGGCATCGGGCGGGCGATAGCCCTGGGGCTGGCGCAGTACGGGGCCGACGTCGTGGTGGCGAGCCGGAAGCAGGAAGACCTCGACGTCGTCGCCGGCGAGATACGGCAGCTCGGCCGGAAGGCGTCCGCCATCGCGACGCACATGCGGAACACGGAAGATATCGACCGTCTTGTGGAGAAGACGCTGGAGGAGTACGGGAAGATCGATATCCTGGTCAACAACGCCGGGACCAACCCCTACTTCGGGCCGATCATGGATCTCGAGGAGCGCACGTGGGACCAGATAATGACGGTGAACCTGAAAGGGTACTTCTTGCTGGCGCGCGCCGTTGCGCGGGGGATGATAGAGCGCGGGTCGGGCAACATCATCAACGTCTCGTCAACGGGCGGCAGGCGGGCGTCGCCGGGCCTCGGCTGCTACTCGATAAGCAAGGCGGGCGTGATCATGCTGACGCAGGTCCTGGCGCAGGAGCTGGGTCCGCACGGCATCCGTGTGAACGCCATCGCGCCCGGCATCGTGCAGACGCGTTTCGCGGAGGCGCTCTGGGGCAACGAGGAGATACTGGCGCGCACCGTGCAGACAACCCCGCTGCGGCGGATCGCGCAGGCGGAAGAGATGGCCGGCGTCTGTGTCTGGCTGGCCTCCGACGCGTCGAGCTACGTCACCGGCCAGACGATAGTGCTTGACGGCGGGTCGTCGGCGTAA
- a CDS encoding ABC transporter permease produces the protein MTQYIIRRLIYLVPVLIGVSLITFIIMRMVPGDVAQVALGTNATEESLAEFRHLYGLDEPLFDWKPPFGQYGEWVGGLLRGDFGKSYFHRTPVRDELAQRLPITFQLMVMTMIIMVLIAIPAGVISGIRPNTILDYVTRTTAVFGLSIPVFWLGTLFILLPAIWFNWTPPFGRVSFFDDPSKNLQQFALPALAMGIPGAAGIMRLTRSSVLEVLRQDYIRTAWSKGLRETTIVWRHVLKNGLIPVVTVIGLQIGGLLGGTVIIESIFALPGIGLFTLESILGRDYLGVQAIVILMAVVYSLVNLGIDVAYVWFDPRIRYA, from the coding sequence GTGACCCAGTACATCATACGCCGTCTCATCTATCTTGTTCCCGTGTTGATTGGCGTCTCGCTCATAACGTTCATCATCATGCGCATGGTGCCCGGTGACGTCGCTCAGGTTGCACTTGGCACCAACGCCACCGAGGAATCGCTCGCCGAGTTCCGCCACCTGTACGGCCTCGATGAGCCGCTGTTTGACTGGAAGCCCCCCTTCGGACAGTACGGCGAGTGGGTAGGGGGACTCCTCAGAGGCGACTTCGGCAAGTCCTACTTCCATCGCACCCCCGTCCGCGACGAACTCGCGCAGCGCCTGCCCATTACCTTCCAGCTCATGGTCATGACCATGATCATAATGGTGCTGATCGCGATTCCGGCCGGAGTAATATCAGGCATCCGTCCCAACACCATCCTCGACTACGTAACGCGGACAACTGCCGTCTTCGGCTTATCGATCCCTGTCTTCTGGCTAGGCACCTTGTTCATCTTACTCCCCGCCATCTGGTTCAACTGGACGCCGCCCTTCGGCAGGGTGTCGTTCTTCGACGACCCGTCGAAGAACCTGCAGCAGTTCGCGCTGCCCGCCCTCGCCATGGGCATCCCGGGAGCGGCCGGCATCATGCGTCTCACCCGCTCCTCCGTCCTCGAAGTCCTGCGGCAGGACTACATCCGCACCGCCTGGTCGAAGGGTCTACGGGAGACGACGATAGTGTGGCGGCACGTCCTCAAGAACGGCCTGATTCCCGTCGTCACCGTGATCGGGCTTCAGATCGGCGGCCTGCTGGGCGGGACCGTCATCATCGAGTCCATATTCGCCCTTCCCGGCATCGGGCTCTTCACTCTCGAATCGATCCTGGGCCGCGACTATCTCGGCGTGCAGGCCATTGTGATCCTTATGGCGGTGGTCTACTCGCTGGTCAACCTCGGCATCGACGTGGCCTACGTCTGGTTTGACCCCCGCATTCGGTACGCGTGA
- a CDS encoding CoA-binding protein has product MRALTSDVNEHRLRQLDVLFHPRSIAVLGASASLQKFGSRFLQALIDFGFKGKIYPVNSSGEDVGGLKAYRSVLEIPGEVDCADIMVPARYVPQALEECLAKGVKGAQIFSSGFAETGEEPGRELERSLKALSAKGIRIIGPNCFGVYCPASGQTLLPGGQFPKESGPVAFLTQSGGHAVEFARQADGRGIRFSKIVSYGNACDVNEADLLEYMLHDPETKIITMYLEGPRDGARFFRLLREMSTSKPVLIWKAGLTPAGSRAVHSHTGSLGGEAAVWDAVFKQTAAVSVSNLEEMGDTVEAFLSLPPNTGRRIGMVSGGGAIGVAAADACSKVGLEMEPLPPDVQEELRRVLPPAGTATRNPVDIGAPLVHPPLFHRVLEIVAGVDSVDTVIATQALFYVFRANGPLLAGRDAVDALMRSPVDVRDRFGKPVIVILPIGGEEVEAIDAERQRREARDAYRRNGIFSMTTLERATRAIANVVKYYERGGAPL; this is encoded by the coding sequence ATGCGGGCCCTCACCAGCGACGTGAACGAACACCGACTCAGACAACTCGATGTCCTTTTTCATCCCCGCAGCATCGCCGTCCTGGGGGCTTCCGCCAGCCTGCAGAAGTTCGGCAGCCGCTTCCTGCAGGCCCTTATCGACTTCGGTTTCAAGGGCAAGATCTACCCCGTCAACTCTTCGGGCGAAGACGTCGGCGGGCTGAAGGCCTACCGGAGCGTGCTGGAGATACCGGGCGAGGTCGATTGCGCCGACATCATGGTGCCCGCGCGCTACGTTCCGCAGGCGCTTGAGGAATGTCTGGCGAAGGGGGTGAAAGGAGCGCAGATCTTCAGTTCCGGCTTCGCGGAGACGGGCGAGGAGCCGGGGCGTGAACTGGAGCGCAGCTTGAAGGCGCTGAGCGCGAAGGGCATCCGTATCATCGGCCCCAACTGCTTCGGCGTGTACTGTCCCGCCAGCGGCCAGACACTCCTCCCCGGCGGGCAGTTCCCGAAAGAAAGCGGCCCGGTTGCGTTCCTCACGCAGAGCGGGGGCCATGCCGTCGAGTTCGCGCGCCAGGCCGACGGCCGCGGCATCCGCTTCAGCAAGATCGTTTCCTACGGGAACGCCTGCGACGTGAACGAGGCCGATTTGCTGGAATACATGCTGCACGATCCGGAGACGAAGATAATCACGATGTACCTCGAAGGGCCGCGCGACGGCGCCCGCTTCTTCCGTTTGCTGCGCGAAATGTCGACGAGCAAGCCGGTGCTGATCTGGAAGGCGGGGCTGACGCCCGCGGGCAGCCGGGCCGTGCATTCGCACACGGGATCACTGGGCGGCGAGGCGGCAGTGTGGGACGCGGTGTTCAAGCAGACGGCGGCGGTAAGCGTCTCAAACCTTGAGGAGATGGGAGACACGGTCGAAGCGTTCCTCAGCCTGCCGCCGAACACGGGGCGGCGCATCGGCATGGTGAGCGGCGGCGGAGCGATAGGCGTGGCTGCCGCCGACGCGTGCTCTAAGGTGGGCCTGGAGATGGAGCCTCTGCCGCCGGACGTCCAGGAGGAGCTGCGGCGCGTGCTCCCGCCCGCTGGCACGGCGACGCGCAACCCGGTCGACATCGGGGCGCCGCTGGTCCACCCGCCCCTCTTTCACCGGGTGCTCGAGATTGTCGCCGGCGTCGATTCCGTGGACACGGTCATCGCTACCCAGGCGTTGTTCTACGTGTTCCGGGCGAACGGGCCGTTGCTGGCGGGCCGGGACGCGGTCGACGCGCTGATGCGGTCACCGGTGGACGTGCGCGACCGCTTCGGGAAGCCTGTAATCGTCATCCTTCCCATCGGCGGCGAAGAGGTGGAAGCGATAGATGCCGAGAGGCAGCGACGGGAAGCGCGCGACGCCTACCGGCGAAACGGCATCTTCTCGATGACCACGCTGGAGCGGGCGACGCGCGCTATCGCGAACGTTGTGAAATACTACGAGCGGGGCGGCGCGCCGCTTTGA
- a CDS encoding universal stress protein, giving the protein MKILVPLDKSPLDAAVLPYVSNLGRRLRASLALLHVVTPIRSLLPGAIREAQSYVQIVADELREKGVNADPYYAHGESADMILEVAAEMEADMIVMATHGRRGMGKLVLGSVAEVVVSAATVPVLLLRVPEDNHNQHNHNHNHNHARNGRSIWSRSA; this is encoded by the coding sequence ATGAAGATACTGGTGCCACTCGACAAGTCGCCGCTGGACGCCGCCGTCCTGCCTTACGTGAGCAACCTGGGGAGACGTTTGAGGGCGTCGCTGGCGCTCCTGCATGTCGTCACCCCAATTCGCTCGCTACTGCCGGGCGCTATCAGGGAGGCGCAGTCCTATGTGCAGATCGTGGCCGACGAGCTGCGCGAGAAGGGGGTCAACGCCGACCCATATTACGCGCACGGCGAGTCGGCAGACATGATCCTCGAAGTGGCCGCTGAGATGGAAGCGGACATGATAGTGATGGCGACACACGGCCGGCGCGGGATGGGAAAGCTGGTGCTCGGCAGTGTCGCCGAGGTGGTCGTGAGCGCTGCCACCGTGCCCGTGCTGCTGCTACGCGTGCCTGAAGATAACCACAACCAGCATAATCACAACCACAACCACAACCACGCCCGCAACGGGCGCTCGATCTGGTCAAGGAGCGCGTAA